One genomic region from Halococcus qingdaonensis encodes:
- a CDS encoding DUF5781 family protein, giving the protein MDVRVHSPGPADPFLGARDLFTTEHDLALPVHVHVRTDPDSRTWSAHYDDRHVLNISRQAATSAMARPLALHEYSHMRRYEQSHPSHIQSTTEALTLALAGHSVERRRLVHCHQIANHMKDIYADDITLSVGPANKLVSFLESSLAGALADRPVDPPRWTRLTPAADPEITAVNAAFALALLERHDCITDNHRLYDLAHAAANDAPGTDLAAFKHRFRELVADPDESQYRQALVDATREYALQTDSAAD; this is encoded by the coding sequence ATGGACGTTCGCGTGCATTCGCCCGGTCCGGCCGACCCGTTTCTGGGGGCGCGGGACCTCTTCACGACCGAACACGACCTCGCGCTCCCGGTTCACGTCCACGTTCGCACCGATCCCGATTCGCGGACGTGGAGCGCCCACTACGACGATCGCCACGTCCTGAACATCTCCCGGCAGGCCGCGACCAGCGCGATGGCGCGTCCGCTCGCGCTCCACGAGTACTCACACATGCGTCGGTACGAGCAGTCACACCCGTCACATATCCAATCGACCACGGAGGCGCTCACGCTCGCGCTCGCGGGCCACTCGGTCGAGCGCCGGCGACTCGTCCACTGCCATCAGATCGCGAACCACATGAAGGACATCTACGCCGACGACATTACCCTGAGTGTTGGACCGGCCAACAAGCTCGTGTCCTTCCTCGAATCGAGTCTCGCGGGCGCGCTCGCCGACAGACCGGTCGATCCACCCCGCTGGACGCGGCTGACGCCCGCGGCCGACCCCGAGATCACGGCCGTCAACGCGGCCTTCGCGCTCGCCCTCTTGGAGCGCCACGACTGCATCACCGACAACCACCGCCTCTACGACCTCGCTCACGCCGCCGCCAACGACGCTCCGGGAACCGATCTCGCGGCGTTCAAACACCGCTTCCGGGAGCTCGTCGCCGATCCCGACGAGAGTCAGTATCGACAGGCGCTCGTCGACGCGACCCGCGAGTACGCTCTCCAAACGGACTCTGCCGCCGACTGA
- a CDS encoding DUF6114 domain-containing protein: MSTERLGLSAHRARFGEWRASRPFLGGVLLALGGITVAFVLIFSMGITFARASPSAFALVAATATFLCGVFALVEPDLAGLLGVVGVVSVVVSLVGTPLGAVLGVVLSILGGNLCYAWQPEAES, encoded by the coding sequence ATGAGCACCGAACGGCTGGGGCTGTCGGCCCATCGGGCACGGTTCGGCGAGTGGCGGGCGTCGCGGCCGTTTCTCGGCGGCGTGCTGTTGGCACTCGGCGGCATCACCGTTGCGTTCGTGCTGATATTTTCGATGGGGATCACGTTCGCCCGGGCCAGCCCGTCGGCGTTCGCACTCGTCGCGGCGACGGCGACCTTTCTCTGTGGCGTCTTCGCGCTCGTCGAACCCGATCTCGCGGGGCTGTTAGGCGTGGTCGGCGTCGTCTCGGTCGTCGTTTCGCTCGTCGGCACGCCGCTCGGAGCCGTCCTCGGCGTGGTGCTCTCGATTCTCGGCGGCAACCTCTGCTATGCCTGGCAGCCCGAAGCGGAGAGCTAA
- a CDS encoding DUF6114 domain-containing protein, whose protein sequence is MTQSGSGGGNGSVGTRRARFDRWRRGRPFAGGALLVVASLVIAWIPINIAPDTILIGETLSPIGLLFAALVFLCGIFALTRPGNADIFGIFGVVFSIFSLYGALGGFIIGTGLGIVGGVLCYAWRDEDTEDGDNGGGGSGGTTEADFEFTDDETAAEESDDGLFGTRSRVRRAASADGGGAGGRTASIALLLVSVIVLGAFAHPLMTAAARDFPEQEGIDGTVVVADEFSGSGFNHENVTTDSSNRESVPAGEFSFKSNVNIEGLTMYKNFRGGPGGTSHLTIKGSSASAPDGLSLTASEAYFGRLGIGKDPVVIPAARKKWSTCPGEDFLFSIGDLGPLPGPPIDSSKVVTNTHQLSAQSITIENLELTMQGGTKSTSVSGTPECTRNPIEPVLDLITANALALLTDEGVISPNVTTNNFTVSDFAAPAEVQRNETYDVNATVTNAGYIEDETTVTYRRDGETLAQRNVTLGPDNETTVSFTDIGTDGLSPGEYDHAITAGANETTGTLTITAPNSSANGSNASANASNASTNVSTAAANGTNESANATSSTNKTSVGNETTTPGENGTTAEPTTSTTPTPTPSGDAPSTSATDTASPTPTATDASTATTTETATAAAVGAENASATTATAAPTARQNSTNGSALIGASVLTSDRRGHR, encoded by the coding sequence ATGACACAGTCCGGATCGGGCGGTGGTAACGGGTCGGTTGGAACGCGACGCGCCCGGTTCGACCGCTGGCGGCGTGGCCGGCCGTTCGCCGGCGGTGCGCTGTTGGTGGTGGCGTCGCTCGTCATCGCGTGGATTCCGATCAACATCGCGCCCGATACCATCCTCATCGGCGAGACGCTCTCGCCGATCGGGCTGTTGTTCGCCGCGCTGGTGTTCCTCTGTGGCATCTTCGCGCTCACCCGGCCCGGCAACGCCGATATCTTCGGGATTTTCGGCGTTGTGTTCTCGATCTTCTCGCTGTACGGCGCGCTTGGCGGCTTCATCATCGGTACCGGTCTCGGCATCGTCGGCGGCGTGCTCTGCTACGCCTGGCGTGATGAGGACACCGAAGACGGGGACAACGGCGGGGGCGGCTCCGGCGGGACCACGGAGGCCGATTTCGAGTTCACCGACGACGAGACGGCTGCCGAGGAGTCCGACGACGGACTGTTCGGGACGCGATCGCGCGTGCGTCGTGCGGCGAGCGCCGACGGCGGCGGTGCGGGCGGCCGAACCGCGTCGATCGCCCTCCTGCTCGTCTCGGTGATCGTCCTCGGCGCGTTCGCCCATCCGCTCATGACGGCGGCAGCCCGCGACTTTCCCGAACAGGAGGGGATCGACGGCACCGTCGTCGTCGCCGACGAGTTCTCGGGCAGCGGCTTCAACCACGAAAACGTCACGACCGACAGTTCGAACCGCGAGAGCGTCCCAGCGGGGGAGTTCTCGTTCAAGAGCAACGTGAACATCGAGGGGCTGACGATGTACAAGAACTTCCGTGGCGGCCCGGGTGGGACTTCGCATCTCACGATCAAGGGATCGTCTGCGTCGGCCCCGGACGGGCTCTCGCTGACGGCCTCGGAGGCGTACTTCGGGCGACTGGGGATCGGCAAGGATCCGGTCGTCATCCCGGCGGCGCGCAAGAAGTGGTCGACGTGTCCCGGTGAGGACTTCCTGTTCTCGATCGGTGATCTGGGGCCGCTGCCCGGCCCGCCGATCGATTCGAGCAAGGTGGTGACGAACACGCATCAGCTGTCCGCGCAGTCGATCACCATCGAGAACCTCGAGCTCACGATGCAGGGCGGGACGAAATCGACGAGCGTCTCGGGAACGCCCGAGTGTACCCGGAATCCGATCGAGCCGGTGTTGGACCTCATCACGGCGAACGCGCTCGCGCTGCTGACCGACGAGGGCGTCATCAGCCCGAACGTGACGACCAACAACTTCACGGTCAGCGACTTTGCGGCACCCGCCGAAGTCCAGCGAAACGAGACCTACGACGTGAACGCGACCGTGACGAACGCGGGCTACATCGAGGACGAAACGACCGTCACGTACCGCCGTGACGGCGAGACGCTAGCCCAGCGCAACGTCACGCTCGGTCCGGACAACGAGACGACCGTCTCGTTCACCGACATCGGGACGGACGGACTGAGTCCGGGCGAGTACGACCACGCCATCACGGCCGGCGCGAACGAGACCACCGGAACCCTCACGATCACCGCGCCGAACAGCTCGGCAAACGGGTCCAACGCCTCGGCCAACGCGAGCAACGCCTCCACCAACGTGTCGACTGCCGCCGCAAACGGCACGAACGAATCGGCGAACGCGACGAGCAGTACGAACAAGACGAGTGTAGGGAACGAGACGACCACGCCCGGCGAAAACGGCACGACGGCCGAGCCGACGACATCGACGACGCCCACTCCGACCCCATCGGGTGACGCTCCGTCGACGAGCGCAACTGACACCGCCTCGCCGACGCCGACGGCAACCGATGCATCGACGGCGACGACCACGGAAACCGCCACGGCCGCGGCAGTGGGAGCCGAAAACGCGTCGGCGACTACGGCAACGGCGGCCCCGACCGCTCGGCAAAACAGTACGAACGGCTCAGCACTCATCGGCGCTTCCGTGTTGACGAGCGATCGTCGGGGGCACCGATGA
- a CDS encoding DUF6230 family protein: MYDKKVLAKGTAVSFGVVALVAMLIVSSGMAFAAPISGIGGFTIEADELRGDDLYLYPGVSDTSEREGVPVATAEFSSVEIDGLELTKELEDVPAIGGNARIVITSTDTVTADSLLVKQTKLQASSSTFNGLLIDEENAKYSDSFKQVAPSTGEQRQEGVDSATGGPKTLDLSNASNPGIVLQNATIRAHYQAVNEISIPGLTLAAEYDNNGDGDYTDGGDVTLS, translated from the coding sequence ATGTACGATAAGAAAGTCTTGGCGAAGGGGACGGCGGTGTCGTTCGGCGTCGTCGCGCTCGTGGCGATGCTCATCGTGAGCAGCGGCATGGCCTTCGCCGCACCGATCAGCGGCATCGGCGGGTTCACGATCGAGGCCGACGAGCTTCGGGGCGACGACCTGTACCTCTATCCGGGCGTGAGCGACACGAGCGAGCGTGAGGGCGTCCCGGTGGCGACCGCGGAGTTCTCCTCGGTCGAGATCGACGGTCTCGAACTCACCAAGGAGCTCGAGGACGTGCCGGCCATCGGCGGTAACGCGCGAATCGTGATCACCTCGACGGATACGGTGACGGCGGATTCACTCCTCGTCAAACAGACCAAGCTCCAGGCCAGTTCGTCGACGTTCAACGGGCTGCTGATCGACGAGGAGAACGCGAAATACAGCGATTCGTTCAAGCAGGTCGCCCCGTCGACGGGTGAACAGCGCCAGGAAGGCGTCGACAGCGCGACGGGCGGTCCGAAGACGCTCGATCTCTCGAACGCCTCGAACCCGGGGATCGTCCTCCAGAACGCGACGATCCGCGCTCACTATCAGGCGGTCAACGAGATCTCGATTCCGGGTCTCACGCTCGCCGCCGAGTACGACAACAACGGTGACGGCGACTACACCGACGGCGGCGACGTCACGTTGAGCTAA
- a CDS encoding 30S ribosomal protein S7 — protein MSESEAPEPDQPAGAEEATGAKLFERWDVTGIEYDDPSTERYITVTPVEHTMGRHASKQFQKSEISIVERLINRLMQTDENTGKKQQATRIVRNAFDLVAERTEESPVQVLVSAVENAAPREETVRLKYGGISVPQAVDVAPQRRVDQALKFIAEGTHSASFKSPTDAHEALADQLTGAANYDVQTYAVNQKEEKERVAAAAR, from the coding sequence ATGAGCGAATCCGAAGCCCCCGAGCCCGACCAGCCCGCCGGCGCTGAGGAAGCGACCGGCGCGAAACTGTTCGAGCGCTGGGACGTGACCGGGATCGAGTACGACGATCCGAGCACCGAGCGCTACATCACCGTCACTCCTGTGGAGCACACGATGGGTCGTCACGCGAGCAAGCAGTTCCAGAAGAGCGAGATCTCCATCGTCGAGCGCCTCATCAACCGGCTGATGCAGACCGACGAGAACACGGGCAAGAAACAGCAGGCCACCCGCATCGTGCGCAACGCCTTCGATCTCGTCGCCGAGCGCACCGAAGAGAGCCCGGTGCAGGTGCTCGTCAGCGCCGTCGAGAACGCCGCCCCGCGCGAGGAGACCGTCCGGCTGAAATACGGTGGGATCTCCGTCCCGCAGGCCGTCGACGTCGCCCCGCAGCGTCGCGTCGATCAGGCGCTCAAGTTCATCGCCGAAGGTACCCACAGCGCCTCGTTCAAGTCGCCGACCGACGCCCACGAGGCGCTCGCCGACCAGCTCACCGGCGCGGCGAACTACGACGTCCAGACGTACGCCGTCAACCAGAAAGAGGAGAAAGAGCGCGTCGCGGCCGCCGCCCGCTGA
- a CDS encoding 30S ribosomal protein S12, translated as MANGKYAARKLKKDRQNHRWSDSEYARRARGLKEKTDALEGAPQGRGIVLEKVGIEAKQPNSAIRKCVRVQLIKNGQQVTAFCPGDGAISFIDEHDEVTIAGIGGAKGRAMGDLSAVNYKVEKVNGVSLIELVRGNAEKPVR; from the coding sequence ATGGCCAACGGCAAGTACGCTGCGCGGAAACTCAAAAAGGACCGTCAGAACCATCGGTGGTCCGACTCGGAGTACGCCCGACGCGCTCGCGGGCTGAAGGAGAAAACCGACGCGCTCGAAGGCGCGCCGCAGGGTCGAGGGATCGTTCTGGAGAAGGTCGGCATCGAGGCCAAACAGCCCAACTCTGCGATCCGCAAGTGCGTGCGGGTCCAGCTCATCAAGAACGGCCAGCAGGTCACGGCCTTCTGTCCGGGTGACGGTGCGATCTCGTTCATCGACGAGCACGACGAGGTCACGATCGCCGGCATCGGCGGCGCGAAGGGTCGTGCGATGGGCGATCTCTCGGCGGTCAACTACAAGGTCGAGAAAGTCAACGGCGTCTCGCTCATCGAACTCGTGCGCGGTAACGCGGAGAAACCCGTCCGATGA
- a CDS encoding NusA-like transcription termination signal-binding factor has translation MRVTLSDTALRHIALFEDVTGATAVDCLVGDDRVCFLVAAGEMSDAIGPDGTTVEQVEERLDKRVSLVENADTPELFVANALAPAVVHNVTISENASTVAYAEVDRADTGVAIGRDGETIETARRLADRHFDIDDIELA, from the coding sequence ATGCGCGTCACGCTTTCCGATACCGCACTCCGACACATCGCCCTGTTCGAGGACGTCACGGGCGCGACCGCGGTCGACTGTCTCGTCGGCGACGACCGCGTCTGCTTTCTGGTGGCTGCCGGCGAAATGAGCGACGCGATCGGCCCCGACGGGACGACCGTCGAGCAGGTCGAAGAACGACTCGACAAGCGGGTTTCGCTCGTCGAGAACGCCGACACACCCGAACTGTTCGTCGCCAACGCGCTCGCCCCCGCGGTGGTGCACAACGTGACGATCAGCGAGAACGCTTCGACCGTGGCCTACGCGGAGGTCGATCGGGCCGACACTGGTGTCGCGATCGGCCGTGACGGCGAGACGATCGAGACCGCGCGCCGGCTGGCGGACCGCCATTTCGACATCGACGACATCGAACTGGCCTGA
- the rpoA2 gene encoding DNA-directed RNA polymerase subunit A'', with translation MTEITNAIERTVEGTDLPKRLKDEVYESIEGRDVTDEQAASIAEAVESRYLDTRVEPLDPVGTVSAQSIGEPGTQMTMNTFHYAGVAEIDVTQGLPRLIELVDARKTPDTPMMTVYLDEQHAENREKAHEVVWNIESTRILALGDVSTNVADMLVQVSLNEQTLEERMISAETVAEIVEDSLGVEVTQTGTTIEFGPEQPSYRRLLQLVEELREIVFKGIEEVSRVVIRKEEVDDNEEFVLYTEGSAFGDVLDIEGVDASRTTCNNIHEVYRNLGVEAARETIIDETMNTLEEQGLGDVNIRHLMLVADIMTAEGTIESIGRHGISGNKNSVLARAAFEVTVNHLLDAAVHGEVDDLDGVTENVIVGKPIKLGTGDVNLRMGGATTDGSGRAD, from the coding sequence ATGACTGAGATCACGAACGCGATCGAGCGCACCGTCGAGGGGACGGATCTCCCGAAGCGGCTCAAGGACGAGGTGTACGAGAGCATCGAAGGACGCGACGTCACCGACGAGCAGGCGGCCTCGATCGCCGAAGCCGTCGAGTCGCGCTATCTCGACACGCGCGTCGAACCGCTCGATCCCGTCGGTACCGTCTCGGCACAGTCGATCGGCGAGCCGGGAACGCAGATGACGATGAACACGTTCCACTACGCGGGCGTCGCCGAGATCGACGTCACGCAGGGGCTGCCCAGGCTCATCGAACTGGTGGACGCGCGGAAGACGCCCGACACGCCGATGATGACGGTGTATCTCGACGAGCAGCACGCCGAGAACCGCGAGAAGGCTCACGAGGTCGTCTGGAACATCGAATCGACGCGGATCCTGGCGCTCGGCGACGTCTCGACGAACGTCGCCGACATGCTCGTCCAGGTGAGCCTGAACGAGCAGACCCTCGAAGAGCGGATGATCTCGGCCGAGACGGTCGCCGAGATCGTCGAGGACTCGCTCGGCGTGGAGGTCACGCAGACGGGGACGACGATCGAGTTCGGGCCCGAACAGCCGAGCTATCGTCGCCTGCTCCAGTTGGTCGAGGAGCTGCGCGAGATCGTCTTCAAGGGCATCGAGGAGGTCTCGCGGGTCGTCATCCGTAAGGAGGAGGTCGACGACAACGAGGAGTTCGTCCTCTACACCGAGGGGTCGGCCTTCGGCGACGTGCTCGACATCGAGGGCGTCGACGCCTCGCGGACGACCTGCAACAACATCCACGAGGTCTACCGGAACCTGGGTGTGGAGGCCGCCCGCGAGACGATCATCGACGAGACGATGAACACGCTCGAAGAGCAGGGCCTCGGCGACGTGAACATCCGCCATCTCATGCTCGTCGCGGACATCATGACCGCCGAGGGGACGATCGAGTCGATCGGCCGCCACGGCATCTCGGGCAACAAGAACTCCGTGCTCGCGCGCGCGGCCTTCGAGGTGACCGTCAACCACCTGCTCGACGCCGCGGTCCACGGTGAGGTCGACGATCTCGACGGCGTGACCGAGAACGTCATCGTCGGCAAGCCGATCAAGCTCGGCACCGGCGACGTCAACCTCCGGATGGGTGGCGCGACGACCGACGGCTCCGGCCGCGCGGACTGA